Below is a window of Drosophila willistoni isolate 14030-0811.24 chromosome XR unlocalized genomic scaffold, UCI_dwil_1.1 Seg144, whole genome shotgun sequence DNA.
TTATCAAGATCTCCAGCCGTTGGCCAAGAATTTCAAACTGATCGACGGTGTGGTAATTGCTTCTTCGTTGCAGTGAATAATTCCCTCTGTGAATTCTACACTTGCTACTAAAGGTAAACGTATTTAACTTCTTCTACATCCCATCTTACCCAATGATCCATTTTTTGCCGCTTAAAAACGGCGAACATAGTTTTATAGTGCGAAATAAATATAATCAGATATATCACTTGGTGCAGGTATGCAATTCGGAATTGAAGATACCCCAGCTGGTGACTTGGGGGACCCTACCCTATTATTTAAGAATGAATGTAAATCAGTTTAAGCCATCGAGTCATGTGGACCCTCATACACTTTGCGAAATGGTTGGATGCATGCTTCAATGTACAGGATGTGGTGAAACTAGATATATTCCGTTCCAATCCAGGTGTTTAAGATTAagacatcgtgttcatctgaaatggcttcactaaatcagatgcaccaagaaatatacaaaacgaaacaaaaacataacacaaaaataagtcataaagattcatatgaaatataaacaattgtcaacccccgaaaacgtgggtcattagaataagtatttttaagaacaattgtcgcctagagtctaagagttcatttatatacacaacactttggtaaataaaatcagttcatattttgaattcaatgaatgaagattgggttattttccttctctctgggaatccctattcaccAGGTTTGAAGAGCaagaattttgcatttatCAATTGACGTAACGTTAATCAAGTTTTAAATAGTTTCATTGCAATAAAAAATTGCGTTTTCTTAAGGTGTACCGGTAATACCAAAGATTTAGTAGCTAAAAGCTAAACATAAGAATAAATgtacttaaattttaaagtatGGAAACTTAAACTGTTCcccaataaaaataaattataaaattaaactgCTGCTTGTAGAACACCGATTTAATGCAGGGCACCAAGAACACTATTtgaatgaagtaagtaaatCGTCTTGCCGACTGAGGTATATCAtcatacaccagtaaaacaaatatttcaaatttataacaaGAAATGCATTTGGTGTATCTAATAAGTatactgtttgagaaaatcggTGTTAATTAATTTGCAGGGCGGTAggaggcgtggcaaaatctttacacttacaaaatgtgcgcagttactaagcaaatatacataccagtTTGGTGTATCTAGTTAGTATAGTGTTTGAGAAAATCGCCAGCCGCTTTCATcatgtttttcaaattaattcTTCAGTAAATTGATAAAATTACAAGAATAAATAATTTTggtaattatttttattaatagttCCAAGACAGGCGACCTTCTGTAAAAGGTTTAATTTGTATCCATGTCGTAAGCAAAGAAATATTAATCGTTTAGCAATAAGGTAAACGCCTTCAGGTCGATAACAATTTAGGGGAAACATTATTGCACAATCTAGTACCATATTTCAATGCAATTTTAAGCTAACAAAAAATTACGCATTCATTGCGAAAACACCAAATTCACTTAAAGAAAAAACGCAGTTATTAATCAAGCGTTGAATACGTAAGTATATCGTTGTAGGCATAATAAGGTGCGCGAAATAAGTAAGTGGGCCACTACATTACTATCTATACCAACTAAACCGAtagatattaaaataaaataaatttatatttaaacttcttaaatttataaatatatttcagcccattaaaatggaaaaaagctTCTGGTAAAATTATACAGTTATTAATCAAGCGTTGAGGccccagagggccggggctaacttcgaccgcgtcaaagtttgtatacccttgcaacttttttgttactcttttcttacctatagccatcaaagtggaaaaacgttttatcttaaaaggctaatgtttgcgaaagaacggcctacaatcttaccataggaaataaagaaaatattgatcaaagtcactgctTTCCACCggtcgttcctatgggagctatatgatatagttacccgatctttatcaaatttggcacagtcattaacagatatattaaactaacaaatacaAACTCTGTAAGAGAAGGATTTCAATTACATTGACCAACAACATTTTCACGACagtagctcagaaaataaggAAGTTATTGAgtaaagtcactgttcgtgactttggcatttgtatgggagctatatgatatagtggtccgatccggctgaatccgagatgtACAACCCGTGcggtatatacaagcctacatgcaagattacaactctgtagctctaacggtctaggagtttgcgttgatccagacggacgaacggacatggctatatgaactcgtctcgtcatgctgatcaagaatatacatactttatatggtcggagatgcttccttctatgcgttgcacacttctgaccaaaattaatataccctttttgcaagggtgtAATACTTGTTAATGCAAACTTTCATACCATaggaaataaagaaaatattgatcaaagtcactgctTTCCACCggtcgttcctatgggagctatatgatatagttacccgatctttatcaaatttggcacagtcattaacagatatattaaactaacaaatacaAACTCTGTAAGAGAAGGATTTCAATTACATTGACCAACAACATTTTCACGACagtagctcagaaaataaggAAGTTATTGAgtaaagtcactgttcgtgactttggcatttgtatgggagctatatgatatagtggtccgatccggctgaatccgagatgtACAACCCGTGcggtatatacaagcctacatgcaagattacaactctgtagctctaacggtctaggagtttgcgttgatccagacggacgaacggacatggctatatgaactcgtctcgtcatgctgatcaagaatatacatactttatatggtcggagatgcttccttctatgcgttgcacacttctgaccaaaattaatataccctttttgcaagggtgtAATACTTGTTAATGCAAACTTTCAGCAGATATAGCAAATTTGACCTTACAATGGATTATTGTCATACATGGTtcaatgttttatttattatttattctgTTTGTTTAAATCTATCGGTTAATGTATAAAAAATGCATGAATGTTTTATTTACAGGTCATTACTATTCAGAGCGACATTTGTCATATTACCAAAAAATACttatacaaaaaattgatataaatcaattaaatcaatttagcttttcaatatatatatatatacatatatatatatatattgaaaagctatatgtatatatatacctgtacagatttaaaaataaattggacttatatgtatataaaggtatttatacaaaaatcttgaaatttctttttaacCTTTGAAGAACTTTTTAGCGGCTTAACTGTAAGAGAAGGATTTCAATTACATTGACCAACAACATTTTCGCGAaaacttttgattttttgcACAAAATACGATTCAAGCGCTTCGGCACACTTGTAAAATGACGACTCTTTTGGGTTGTAATAGCGGCAGTTATCAAAAATTTTCGTCATATCGCCAATAAATTCTGATAGCTTGGTATAGCTATTGGATTCGAGTTTTGTTTCCATCTGTTTGAGATCTGCAAGAAACAATATATGTtccaataaatttttttagaaattataaattaaatgctTACCCATCGGCTCTTTGATTACTTTGTAATAGTCTGGAGCTTCTTCCGGATCAACCGGCTCCATAAAAGGCCAGGCACTTTTATGTGACTACAAAAAAATTCCACAATTTTAATGTTGGCGTGAAAAAACACATTAAAACATATTCTTTATAACTACCTGAATTTGCTTAATTAAGCTTTTTAGCTCGCCAACTTCATTTAAGGTTAGACTCTTCATATTAGCTGCATTGGCATCGGTATTTCTCTGACACTCCGGGCAAACATATTCATCAATAAACTCAGCTTCGCTTTGCAATATACCAACACAACGACCATGGAACCAGTCCTGGCACTTATCgcaacaaatataaaattgcGATTCATCATATGGCTGGCGGCAACTACAATACAGTTGTTGGGTCTCCCTCGCTTTTCTACAATCACTGCAAATAAATTCTGATAATTTTTTTGAAGCTTCCTCTGTAATGTTAACGCAATCGCCATGAAACCAATTGCTACACAAGTCACAGCCGACATAAAACCtagtaaaaattttaaactgtTAATATTGATTTGATCTTGATTATTTTATCCAATTTAGTCTTACTTAGTCTCATCATAGCGTGTGCGACAAATGCAATAcagcttttctttttttcttttcagtttCTTTGGCCTACCAACACTGTGTCTATTATTGGGTGCACTTGTTTCTGCACTGAGATTCCGGCTGGTTGTTAATTTACCTTGTCTgcatttataaataaaataataattaaataatatttttttctccatACGGATAAAACTTACCGCTTAGTTTCTACATTATGCTCTGTAAGACGGTCTTCAAAGGTTGATGAGCGTTCGTTTTCGCTATGTTCGTCTGGAGAATGTACGGTCATGGCGCGCACATGTCTCTGCACTTTTGCTTGTACTTCTTCACGAATTTCGTTTTGGAGATTTCTTTCCAAAAGCGAGCGTTTAcgtaatatactctttttaaGGAGTTCCTTATGGCGATCCAGCTgcaattgtttttgttctcCAAGTGTGGATACATCTTCAACTTGTTGCTTGCGACTACTTTTCAGAATGCGGTTGCATTGACCACCGCTTATCATTGCATCATGATGACGTTTAGATGAAGGCCTGATTTTCCATTCTGCGTCATCATTATTTTGCTGACGTGTTATAGTGCGTCGTCGGTTAACAGCTACATCAACACTACTGCTCCAAGTGGGTGATGGCCACTCTTGTTTATGATCTTGTTTTTTGCGCATACTTTCTAATTTTTCTTCAAGTTCTGGACTCAAATCACCTTGCTTAAGTGCATTTGAAATGGCTGGTCAAAAACGACACATATTAATTAGGAACTAAAAATGTTGTATAACGTAATGCAAGGACACTTACACTCTCGTATATAGCCACTGGTCACTACAAAGCCCTCTGTTTTTTCATTCTTCGTACATTTACCTATTGTGTTACTATTAGCCCGATCAAATATTTTGTCATGCTCTATGCCGTGCAATGATGATGTTGTTTTAAAGGTTTCGTCGTTGCTTTTGGTAATATTTTGATCAGTTTCGGCACTTCTAATGAGCTGCTCGTGTTTATTGACCTTTGTGGTAGTTGCTGATAATATGTCATTTTTGGTACTGATGTTGTTAGTGGCTGTAGGCGAGGTAGCGTCGTTGTTGGTCTGCAATAAACATTAATAATGTTCTTTAGCgtttgattttcttttaaatgaACCTCAACAAGAAATACATCTTTTGTTTGTATTAGCATTAACGCTCCGCGTCAGCTGACAACTAATGTTGGTGTGGTGTTACGTTTTTTGAGTCAAAGAATTTTTCAAAGAGAGCCTTTCTAATTAAAtaccttttattttttgttatgaTTGACGATAACTTAACACGTTATGCGACTTTAGaaactaatatttttaaaagtacAATAGGATGAAAACGCCGCCACCAACCTAATTgttcgcaaaaaaaaaaactcatacAATATATGTACTTTTAGTTCGTTTTTATCGTATAACAAATGTTTGTATGGAATGCATGATACAAAAAATTTGACCTACCTTGCTTTAATCAGAGATCAGTTGTAGTATTTATTCCAGGCAAACTGTtatagtttgttttttgtggttgtAGTAGTTGTGGTTGCCGAAGAGATTAACACGAAGTTtggagttgtagttgttgacACGCGAGATTTAAACATTGTATTTAACAGTTTAAGCAGTGGCACAGCAGCATGGATATTATTTTTAAGGgtatttgaaattttgtttagtACAAAAGTTAGTTGttcaaaaaagtttttttttaaacttgttttaatatttttaatgaaaattgcGGCAAAATGGTTTGTAATGTGTTTTGGGTATCTCTAGATTAGTATTGTGTAGTGTACATTTAAAAGTGTTCATGTGAATTGTTTGTGcattgatttttttatttttatttattttttgacaAGTGTAGAATTTCTTTTCGATTTAGATGAGATGATTATAAATATGGTTAAGCctttgtgtttattttgtattttttcataTGAAAACTATATCAAACGCCACTTTTATTTGAGCGTTCACAGGAAATTatagtttttttaatttgccattttttcaGAAGACTAGCCATGCCTCTGattaacatatatatgttCGGTTTATGATATGTCAGCCAACTAAAACTCTGTGTGTAGGTTAATCTCTTCAGCAATATTTAGTTTCagattctttttgttttcatatttttttgtttgttttatttcaaaacaattttctttggccatagaaaaaaaaccaatttgaTAAGTctatttgtttggttactgAACTGATATCTGATTAAAAAAGCATATGTTTTTCTTTAACATTAAGAACATTTCTTACACTGATTTACAACTTTTCTTTCGCATTCCGATTCTTGACTACATAATGTAtgtaaaaatacatatatgtaggtagCGCTTTTTGTCAACACAAAGGCCAATTTGCAAATAATCATCCAACTAActcagaaacaaaaattcacaCAAGGTTAATTTTAGTGTTTGGTAAAACATATGGGGGGATTGAGAAGTAATAAAAGTCGAAGCTTTCATAATGATTAAGATGAATAGTTACTAAGAGACAAAGGTTTATCATATTGTTTCGCGATTTTACTTTCTTACAAAATGGGTAAATAATACAATGTGTAAAGTGTAAATTAAACGATTTTGcagcaattttttttatagtaaatattgatattttaaatatttacaataaatatttatcgCTTGTCTATTTTTCTATTTCAGTCTATGTAGAAGAGAATATGCAAActaaatttattcaaattagATTTGTAACAGCGATTTcccttaaaaatataaaataaactgATATACTTTAATTCGAACATCTAATAGAATACATACACCACGTATTGTTTATAACGATCGTCTAAAAAAAGTACCAGCcacattttaaacatttttatttacatgttttatattttgatgtaTGTATTCTCTTATTCGATGCAACACTTTATCTATCAATAATTAAGATTATCTCAATTTTACTTCTAGTGGTCACTTGTTAActgaatatttatatatgaaaaGAAACAGGGTTTGTATTGAATAATACATTTTATTGCAAAAAGCGCTTTACATAATTATAGGTACAAGTAACATAGATAGTATgtaagtataaaaaaaaaaaaatcaaatgtaTCCAGGCAAGAAAATCTAAACGCTGCTGCGTATTGTCTAATACTATTGTGCGGGTTTCGAACATTAATTAAGTCACAGTCTAAATAATTGATCATTTAAATGCTACttgcaaataaataatctCTTAAGACTAATTTGTTATTCACAATCTTTAAACTAAATACattggaaattaaatttatataaaacaaataaatatgtatttatgatTACATTCTATACAAAATTGTAGGTCGAAAGAGCTACCTATGTTGGAGAATTTGTTGAAGAATTATGTTGCAAAATTAAGCCTTTGTGGTATGTAGTAATGTTCAAAAATAAGTCTTTGTTTGTTAAATACAAAGCAGATATTTCACTCGAACCCTAAAAGATTATGTTAggaatgtatgtatgcatatatacatttgaAAGAATTTAATGAGTGTCGAAGTACAAAACATATGAATTATAAGTACCAAACAAAAACTTGTAATAAATAAAGGgtaaaatttaaaagcaaCATGCTTTCGTTCCTTATAACGTACaaaacgattaaaaatagCTTAAATATGAATAATTATGGTAAAGAACATTTAACTTGGCGTTTCGGTTTTTAGGCAGCAGGCAGCACAAACGTACATTTCTAAAGCCTGCTCAATTCTTTCCCTACTTTTTTTGCCCGTTTTAgtctttatttattatttttttttgtgatttggCAATTAAAAACTACTCACTTGTTGGTGGGCAGCCGCCTGATGAACTGGTGTTAGCGGAGGTGGTTGCGATTgtgttgccgttgttgtttCCGGCTGAACGGCCAAATAGATTTTAGTTGGACCCAAAACACCTAACTTTCCATTGGATTCTTGAGCTAGGTtaggttaaaataaaagcGACATTTAGCTTCATGGTCGGTTTAATCATAAAACAACCTAATACTTACCTTTCATAAGCTGTTGCTTAACCTGCGTCTGCACAAGCTGCAACTGTTGAGCCGTAAAATCATTGCCAACCAAACCTTGCAATACAATCCGAGGCCCATGTTCTGTTTGCAACACTTGTGCAGTCACACATTTAATGATTGTACCAGGTGGCTGATTTTGAAGGAGACTTTCTTCTACGCTTAaaggctgctgctgttgttgctgatgtgcTGGGGCACTTTCGTAATTAGTATCCTGCTGTTGCACCACTTGTTGTGGACTATTTTGTATAATACTAGTCTGCTGCTGCGCTTGCGGCTTCACAGGAGACGGTTGGCTCTCGTGAGTTACGGCTGGTAAGGTAGCATTATTAGTTACAATGTGCGCATTGCCGTCACCTTGGTGTTTAATATGAGCTACAATTTGTGCTTGATTGTTGCCCAATGGCTTAACTATGACCTGCTGACCGTTTACTGTCGCTACTTGCAATTTCCCCTGTGCCAACTGTTGGGCTAAGGTAGAGTTTGGAACAATCACTTGCTGTGTAGATCCTGTACCAGCTGCATCGTTGGCCTCTGCGTTTGAGCTAGCACAGGACTGCGTATGAGGTTTTTCTTCTataatttgttgctgctgctgctgttgatgtaCAACCAGCTGTTTAACTATTTTAGTTTGTACTGGTGCGGACGTTGCAGATGTTGACGATTGAAGTGTTTGATTGGCTTGCACCAcatattgttgctgttgaggTTGTTGCTGCTGGGTTTGTATTTGCTGCTGCACCATCTGCAGGGCTTGACTTTGTGGAACATTCCGTTGCGTAACTATTGTTTGTCCAGGGCTAAGAATAATACGTTGCCCTCCAACAACAATGTGCTGCTGTACATTACTTGTGTTGACAATCTGTTGAATGACTTTTTGCGTCGGTTGATTATTGCCTGTCTGATTGACGACAACTTGTGATTGCTGCTGTGTTGACTGTTGTGGtagaatttgttgttgttgaaccGATGTTGAGGATTGCTGCTGCGACTGATTAGGTGAAGCGGATATGATCACCTTTTGTCCTTGCGCATTTTGACCAACAACTAATTTGGAACCAGGTTGAACAAATACCTGCTGCAGGTTTTGACCGGCGGATGCTGAATTTAGTACTTTTGGCACCAGTTTTTGAATAGGAGTAGATGTTGCAGTCGGTGGAGGTatactttgttgttgctgctgttgttgttgttgttgttgctgttgttgttgttgagccattaataatttatttttaacttgcGCCAGTGGTAAGGAAATTCGTTGTGAGGACGCCAGTGATGCAGTTCCAGAAGTTGTTTTTGTGGCATGTTTTACAGAAATTTGTTTAATCACAGACGTCGACGAAGTCGCAACAGCTGTTGATGCCGAAGTAGAAAGTGATTTGATTGGTACCTTGTTCTTTGCTCCTGCAAtattggtaaaaaaaaaaaatatatatatatataaatttgtcaaaacataaaattatttaaatttgcaacaaaatttgtgaaaaaaaCACTATTACatttttgaaatcaaatttgtaattttcaacatttttaacTAATTGATTAGTTATTTTGCAGTTTAAGCGAAATGACCAGACATTTTACCTGCTGTTCCAGCATTCGCTGATGATGTTGTAGTAGTCAATACATGTAATTTCCCATCCGGCATTTGTACTAGTTGTTGCCCTGGATTAAGGCCTCGCACGCTTACTTTGCCATCGGGCCCACGTATGATTTGAACCTTATGTGGTGTAGGCGCCGTAGGTGCTGGCGTGCTAGGCTGTGCAATATTAGATGTGTTTGACCCTGTCGAAGCCGAAGCAGCTGTGGATGTTCCAATGGTAGTCGTTGTTGCGGGACGAGCACCTTGTGTAACTGCCTGCTGAATAATTCGGGTTGTTCCATCCGGATTCTTAACTATAACACGTCTACTGCCAATTACTTGTCCTTTAACTGTATAATTTAAAGTAATGTGTGCATAtagtaaataattaattaaattaaattatttcaatCAGCTTACCTCCACCTGTAGTTGATGATCGAGTCACCTCAACAACTTTGCGTTGTTGATGAGCTGCTCTTTGcagttttaattgttgttCCATTTTCTCTTTAATATCTTCATTAGGTTTTGGCGCAAGGAGAATACGTCCCGGTACACCACTGCCTGGTATTGAAGAGGTAGTGATCGAATCAAGTTGTCGAGATGCAACTGAACGCGTTACAGCAGACAAACGTGCTTTTTCTTGTTTCTCGCCAATGAATTTTATTTCCCACAGTTCAAGTTTATCCTCGTCTACCCATTCCTCACTGATTTGTGGTTCAGTAGGCTGTGGCGATTCAGCGCGTTTCCGTTTTCGAAGTCCAGAACGGATGGATGTGACCTCTGTAGTatacaaagaaataaacataAGTTTAAACAATATCTAACAATCTCAAttaatacaatttaattaaaaacaactaAACTCATCTCGTTTtcataatcaaataaaaaaatatgagtGCGTTTCCAACGATTTGCGCAATGATGAGGACAAGGAAATATTAGAAGAATTAAATTCGCAAAAAGTTATCCAAGTTgacaaaattatgaaaatgaCAAACGgggaattaaataaaactggtCTTGTCATACTAACATTTGCGACTACTCTGCCTGTTAGTTAAGTTAAAATTCGACCATACTCATCTCGTTTtcataatcaaataaaaaaatatgagtGCGTTTCCAACGATTTGCGCAATGATGAAGACAAGGAAATATTAGAAGAATTAAATTCGCAAAAAGTTATCCAAGTTgacaaaattatgaaaatgaCAAACGgggaattaaataaaactggtCTTGTCATACTAACATTTGCGACTACTCTGCCTGCAACGATGATGATTGGATACGAAAGTTAAAATTCGACCATACATCCCATTGCCACtcaaatgcaaaaaatgtTTCAGGCTTGGACACACAACCAAAGCAtgcaataaagaaaaacaacattGCCACAACTGTTCCTCCGATCTGCATTCGGAAAACAAATTATGCAATAAACCAAAGTTTTGCATCAACTGCAAGTATGACATCAATGATCAGTTCAACCACAGCCCTTTAGACAAAGTTGCCCAGcatttgttaaacaaaaagaattgcttgcaattaaaataataGAACGAGTAGACCATCAAACGGCTACAAGAATTTATCATCTTATATAaccccaaaaagtaaaaacatatctatatagtatatactATACTAAACTCACCCAAATACcaattaaaaaactaaaatgttAGACAACCCACACCACACACCATCtgtaaatatattaataaCTCTACTAAACCATAAAATAGAATAATTTAGCTTAAGGCCTAGTAGCTATAGCTAATCCGAGGGTTGAACGCAATTTGTAATTGCGATTCAATCGtggtataaataaattaataaatataaaaagtgtttacTCACCCCTTATAGTTTTGGGCATCTCAAGTGGGATAACAACTTTGCGTCGCAAATAACTAGTTTTTTCACCATAACGGCCGGCATGGCGAAGTTTCAATAATTCCAGGGTAACAATTTCCGTTTCTGTAGTTACTTGATGTTTTCCATCTGTAGACGGCGGCTTGGCAATCATATCGTCCCAACGCAAGCAGGACCATAAAATACGTAATTGTAACGCAATGCTGGACAGCGATGTAGCACTTGATGTGCGATATGACCA
It encodes the following:
- the LOC6638829 gene encoding nucleosome-remodeling factor subunit NURF301 isoform X1, with amino-acid sequence MSGRGSRKRGRPPKTPNDRSSSGRFNYQLLKKPKYLSEGNNKSQASTPSASRGISPQSDECSRSSNNNHNRSRGSGSTANKRGRGRKSNVNVNANSSYSGSARKGYESEYHYGSDFGDSDDDKSYNEDDMLLTPSDDESLEAGNESESEFSVCSFTQNGGVGRPPRPPSPDPLWLQESREFEPLELPESSEDLFIGNEHVLRALSIYEVLRRFRHLVRLSPFRFEDFCAALVSEEQSALLTDVHIMLLKAILREEDAQGTHFGPLDQKDTVNISLYLIDAITWPEVLRSYVESDKEFDRSVYTILGRDEYPYTEVEHRLVVLQFLADQFLTANSVRDVMLQEGPIHYDDHCRVCHRLGDLLCCETCPAVYHLECVDPPMNDVPTEDWQCGLCRSHKVSGVIDCVLQQEKQGVLIRHDSLGVDRHGRKYWFIARRIFVEEQHMDIGSSGCCWYYSTTSKLELLLKRLDPVELETRLYVQLMERKDEIQRQMKLTQSLTNENKHSANKRTLLDIEQTTTQELLRKEPCNSNNSLHEDLEKSDDKIDDIQKAEDIGNKMVTRQKTHQLNNGTLYFKLGMDQGFKSYVNQYSSNPIALNKPQRNEERDKRRHLSHKFSLTTASDFKWIGITMGTPENMITTLRQTLINFESNIAASFLNPNWMLNKKIWNNAVMNARRATDFAAVLLLFQSSLKSVVFANVWHEQLGHTSLQRITSAEREERKKLEKREKRERDDEEERNRLAFNYIKYSLGLKHQVWKQKGEEYRVHGQWGWLWLSSSRRCGVRARSRRSNSLGFSRIYVHYTMGEEEQKVNEIILVDPRTRRFMLQCENRGVCPHPQLPEQYSNVKVINDVSNEMINEVSNNVKGQIDVSKALNAPGRIYYPKVARKCRRLDDLLERRLKLAEAEEQIATKVESTELKLATPIHVSGVNSKQTYLEKRMLRLTESSVGKLVGTSSNVNLDLVNSLAKQIQTVRLQFSQLNRFAKTFRCYTRDCNTNSNAVSQITQNTCYSPLCLQKARAKKELLLLLRKAHTAGNGSKETVAAILGAVKKPSSILEQKLTEGRGKGETNQSIPIDDSDDAKLAIEVEAPLDLLQDWEQARSHAILFTDNLLSDCLLGEPEMDAIAATVTVVKEEVSGAVDSNTQDSSDKMDYIENMDVCSNVEIESTEDSLVAAANITGTNIANANVEDNDAISGAGSRRKRNQKSKKAYIGTKDVLDQTLDKDIPLNKQNRRFPITPRPVKREDSTKYDREYFKNGKERIYSASSTRGRLYLHRDVAKLYAHEQAIKSENENKISVDKKTATSPTYDRYPLISNFLTHKQKRSLLVLPRYELLKLARLGGKSAANGFHHAAKNNSIWQYQCSRPLFRTCWSYRTSSATSLSSIALQLRILWSCLRWDDMIAKPPSTDGKHQVTTETEIVTLELLKLRHAGRYGEKTSYLRRKVVIPLEMPKTIREVTSIRSGLRKRKRAESPQPTEPQISEEWVDEDKLELWEIKFIGEKQEKARLSAVTRSVASRQLDSITTSSIPGSGVPGRILLAPKPNEDIKEKMEQQLKLQRAAHQQRKVVEVTRSSTTGGVKGQVIGSRRVIVKNPDGTTRIIQQAVTQGARPATTTTIGTSTAASASTGSNTSNIAQPSTPAPTAPTPHKVQIIRGPDGKVSVRGLNPGQQLVQMPDGKLHVLTTTTSSANAGTAGAKNKVPIKSLSTSASTAVATSSTSVIKQISVKHATKTTSGTASLASSQRISLPLAQVKNKLLMAQQQQQQQQQQQQQQQQSIPPPTATSTPIQKLVPKVLNSASAGQNLQQVFVQPGSKLVVGQNAQGQKVIISASPNQSQQQSSTSVQQQQILPQQSTQQQSQVVVNQTGNNQPTQKVIQQIVNTSNVQQHIVVGGQRIILSPGQTIVTQRNVPQSQALQMVQQQIQTQQQQPQQQQYVVQANQTLQSSTSATSAPVQTKIVKQLVVHQQQQQQQIIEEKPHTQSCASSNAEANDAAGTGSTQQVIVPNSTLAQQLAQGKLQVATVNGQQVIVKPLGNNQAQIVAHIKHQGDGNAHIVTNNATLPAVTHESQPSPVKPQAQQQTSIIQNSPQQVVQQQDTNYESAPAHQQQQQQPLSVEESLLQNQPPGTIIKCVTAQVLQTEHGPRIVLQGLVGNDFTAQQLQLVQTQVKQQLMKAQESNGKLGVLGPTKIYLAVQPETTTATQSQPPPLTPVHQAAAHQQTNNDATSPTATNNISTKNDILSATTTKVNKHEQLIRSAETDQNITKSNDETFKTTSSLHGIEHDKIFDRANSNTIGKCTKNEKTEGFVVTSGYIRESISNALKQGDLSPELEEKLESMRKKQDHKQEWPSPTWSSSVDVAVNRRRTITRQQNNDDAEWKIRPSSKRHHDAMISGGQCNRILKSSRKQQVEDVSTLGEQKQLQLDRHKELLKKSILRKRSLLERNLQNEIREEVQAKVQRHVRAMTVHSPDEHSENERSSTFEDRLTEHNVETKRQGKLTTSRNLSAETSAPNNRHSVGRPKKLKRKKEKLYCICRTRYDETKFYVGCDLCSNWFHGDCVNITEEASKKLSEFICSDCRKARETQQLYCSCRQPYDESQFYICCDKCQDWFHGRCVGILQSEAEFIDEYVCPECQRNTDANAANMKSLTLNEVGELKSLIKQIQSHKSAWPFMEPVDPEEAPDYYKVIKEPMDLKQMETKLESNSYTKLSEFIGDMTKIFDNCRYYNPKESSFYKCAEALESYFVQKIKSFRENVVGQCN